One Malania oleifera isolate guangnan ecotype guangnan chromosome 9, ASM2987363v1, whole genome shotgun sequence DNA segment encodes these proteins:
- the LOC131164546 gene encoding uncharacterized protein LOC131164546 isoform X2: MASMLQHSWVSSFSSINPTSFNNKPTFIPSPYPSTFTRNPLKPSLSASLNQPGAESSQPSLSNSSQSSSEPEPGGTDPMKLAFARAKAYKKSVKTNPSPKIIENPLVEAEKNDDNVNGNGNADSNSSLGLGDGGGGNRDVPVSVKIAMEKAKEYKKNKGVIGGGDNSEEKETFSGLRRGNEGILEDRYSLKKDSEKKELTVSSTDFMGLNFSDKKNSRALPAGLAPLQDPFPEGDLPEVELIIGDRSNFGTSTPLAPDSVQEDDSDIYKPKVSTWGVFPRPRNISKSFGGGKVIRPGEVLETTEDKSVKEARTRELITAYQSKIGLNIDPRLRSECEKALKDGDSLMDLGKLKDALPYYEKVMDKLAFKSELHGLAALQWSICQDSLSRPMEAKAMYERLQSHPNVRVSKKARQFMFGFELMTGCGNDED, from the exons ATGGCCTCCATGCTGCAACATTCATGGGTTTCTTCTTTCTCCTCCATAAACCCCACCTCTTTCAACAATAAACCCACTTTCATCCCATCTCCATACCCCTCTACCTTCACTCGCAATCCCCTCAAACCCTCATTATCGGCGTCATTGAACCAACCCGGTGCTGAATCTTCGCAACCCAGCTTGTCAAATTCATCTCAAAGTTCTTCGGAACCCGAACCGGGCGGTACGGACCCCATGAAGCTCGCTTTTGCGAGGGCTAAGGCATACAAGAAGTCAGTCAAGACGAACCCGAGCCCGAAAATTATTGAAAACCCGTTAGTGGAAGCTGAGAAAAATGATGACAACGTAAATGGGAATGGGAATGCAGATTCAAATTCAAGTTTGGGTTTGGGCGATGGTGGTGGTGGAAATCGGGATGTTCCTGTTTCAGTCAAGATTGCAATGGAGAAAGcaaaagagtataagaagaacAAAGGGGTCATTGGCGGCGGCGATAACTCCGAGGAAAAAGAGACATTTTCAG GATTGAGGAGAGGAAATGAGGGGATTTTGGAAGACAGGTATTCTTTGAAAAAGGATAGTGAGAAAAAAGAACTGACGGTCTCGAGCACTGACTTTATGGGGCTCAATTTCTCGGATAAGAAGAATAGCAGGGCACTGCCAGCAGGATTGGCTCCACTGCAAGACCCTTTCCCAGAAGGTGACTTGCCTGAAGTGGAGTTGATTATTGGGGACAGAAGCAACTTTGGAACTTCAACACCATTAGCACCTGATTCAGTCCAGGAAGATGATTCAGATATTTATAAGCCTAAGGTTTCCACATGGGGAGTCTTTCCTAGGCCCAGAAACATTTCAAAATCA TTTGGAGGTGGAAAAGTTATTCGCCCTGGTGAGGTGCTTGAAACAACAGAAGATAAATCAGTTAAAGAAGCACGTACAAGGGAATTGATAACTGCCTATCAGAGTAAGATTGGCTTGAACATTGATCCAAGGCTAAGATCTGAATGTGAGAAG GCATTGAAGGATGGCGACTCATTGATGGATCTTGGAAAGCTTAAGGATGCATTGCCCTATTATGAAAAGGTTATGGATAAGTTGGCCTTTAAG AGTGAACTTCATGGGTTAGCAGCTTTGCAGTGGTCCATTTGTCAAGATTCACTTAGTAG
- the LOC131164546 gene encoding uncharacterized protein LOC131164546 isoform X4 yields MASMLQHSWVSSFSSINPTSFNNKPTFIPSPYPSTFTRNPLKPSLSASLNQPGAESSQPSLSNSSQSSSEPEPGGTDPMKLAFARAKAYKKSVKTNPSPKIIENPLVEAEKNDDNVNGNGNADSNSSLGLGDGGGGNRDVPVSVKIAMEKAKEYKKNKGVIGGGDNSEEKETFSGLRRGNEGILEDRYSLKKDSEKKELTVSSTDFMGLNFSDKKNSRALPAGLAPLQDPFPEGDLPEVELIIGDRSNFGTSTPLAPDSVQEDDSDIYKPKVSTWGVFPRPRNISKSFGGGKVIRPGEVLETTEDKSVKEARTRELITAYQSKIGLNIDPRLRSECEKALKDGDSLMDLGKLKDALPYYEKVMDKLAFKANGG; encoded by the exons ATGGCCTCCATGCTGCAACATTCATGGGTTTCTTCTTTCTCCTCCATAAACCCCACCTCTTTCAACAATAAACCCACTTTCATCCCATCTCCATACCCCTCTACCTTCACTCGCAATCCCCTCAAACCCTCATTATCGGCGTCATTGAACCAACCCGGTGCTGAATCTTCGCAACCCAGCTTGTCAAATTCATCTCAAAGTTCTTCGGAACCCGAACCGGGCGGTACGGACCCCATGAAGCTCGCTTTTGCGAGGGCTAAGGCATACAAGAAGTCAGTCAAGACGAACCCGAGCCCGAAAATTATTGAAAACCCGTTAGTGGAAGCTGAGAAAAATGATGACAACGTAAATGGGAATGGGAATGCAGATTCAAATTCAAGTTTGGGTTTGGGCGATGGTGGTGGTGGAAATCGGGATGTTCCTGTTTCAGTCAAGATTGCAATGGAGAAAGcaaaagagtataagaagaacAAAGGGGTCATTGGCGGCGGCGATAACTCCGAGGAAAAAGAGACATTTTCAG GATTGAGGAGAGGAAATGAGGGGATTTTGGAAGACAGGTATTCTTTGAAAAAGGATAGTGAGAAAAAAGAACTGACGGTCTCGAGCACTGACTTTATGGGGCTCAATTTCTCGGATAAGAAGAATAGCAGGGCACTGCCAGCAGGATTGGCTCCACTGCAAGACCCTTTCCCAGAAGGTGACTTGCCTGAAGTGGAGTTGATTATTGGGGACAGAAGCAACTTTGGAACTTCAACACCATTAGCACCTGATTCAGTCCAGGAAGATGATTCAGATATTTATAAGCCTAAGGTTTCCACATGGGGAGTCTTTCCTAGGCCCAGAAACATTTCAAAATCA TTTGGAGGTGGAAAAGTTATTCGCCCTGGTGAGGTGCTTGAAACAACAGAAGATAAATCAGTTAAAGAAGCACGTACAAGGGAATTGATAACTGCCTATCAGAGTAAGATTGGCTTGAACATTGATCCAAGGCTAAGATCTGAATGTGAGAAG GCATTGAAGGATGGCGACTCATTGATGGATCTTGGAAAGCTTAAGGATGCATTGCCCTATTATGAAAAGGTTATGGATAAGTTGGCCTTTAAG
- the LOC131164546 gene encoding uncharacterized protein LOC131164546 isoform X3 — translation MASMLQHSWVSSFSSINPTSFNNKPTFIPSPYPSTFTRNPLKPSLSASLNQPGAESSQPSLSNSSQSSSEPEPGGTDPMKLAFARAKAYKKSVKTNPSPKIIENPLVEAEKNDDNVNGNGNADSNSSLGLGDGGGGNRDVPVSVKIAMEKAKEYKKNKGVIGGGDNSEEKETFSGLRRGNEGILEDRYSLKKDSEKKELTVSSTDFMGLNFSDKKNSRALPAGLAPLQDPFPEGDLPEVELIIGDRSNFGTSTPLAPDSVQEDDSDIYKPKVSTWGVFPRPRNISKSFGGGKVIRPGEVLETTEDKSVKEARTRELITAYQSKIGLNIDPRLRSECEKALKDGDSLMDLGKLKDALPYYEKVMDKLAFKSELHGLAALQWSICQDSLSQWRLKLCMRDFNLIPMFE, via the exons ATGGCCTCCATGCTGCAACATTCATGGGTTTCTTCTTTCTCCTCCATAAACCCCACCTCTTTCAACAATAAACCCACTTTCATCCCATCTCCATACCCCTCTACCTTCACTCGCAATCCCCTCAAACCCTCATTATCGGCGTCATTGAACCAACCCGGTGCTGAATCTTCGCAACCCAGCTTGTCAAATTCATCTCAAAGTTCTTCGGAACCCGAACCGGGCGGTACGGACCCCATGAAGCTCGCTTTTGCGAGGGCTAAGGCATACAAGAAGTCAGTCAAGACGAACCCGAGCCCGAAAATTATTGAAAACCCGTTAGTGGAAGCTGAGAAAAATGATGACAACGTAAATGGGAATGGGAATGCAGATTCAAATTCAAGTTTGGGTTTGGGCGATGGTGGTGGTGGAAATCGGGATGTTCCTGTTTCAGTCAAGATTGCAATGGAGAAAGcaaaagagtataagaagaacAAAGGGGTCATTGGCGGCGGCGATAACTCCGAGGAAAAAGAGACATTTTCAG GATTGAGGAGAGGAAATGAGGGGATTTTGGAAGACAGGTATTCTTTGAAAAAGGATAGTGAGAAAAAAGAACTGACGGTCTCGAGCACTGACTTTATGGGGCTCAATTTCTCGGATAAGAAGAATAGCAGGGCACTGCCAGCAGGATTGGCTCCACTGCAAGACCCTTTCCCAGAAGGTGACTTGCCTGAAGTGGAGTTGATTATTGGGGACAGAAGCAACTTTGGAACTTCAACACCATTAGCACCTGATTCAGTCCAGGAAGATGATTCAGATATTTATAAGCCTAAGGTTTCCACATGGGGAGTCTTTCCTAGGCCCAGAAACATTTCAAAATCA TTTGGAGGTGGAAAAGTTATTCGCCCTGGTGAGGTGCTTGAAACAACAGAAGATAAATCAGTTAAAGAAGCACGTACAAGGGAATTGATAACTGCCTATCAGAGTAAGATTGGCTTGAACATTGATCCAAGGCTAAGATCTGAATGTGAGAAG GCATTGAAGGATGGCGACTCATTGATGGATCTTGGAAAGCTTAAGGATGCATTGCCCTATTATGAAAAGGTTATGGATAAGTTGGCCTTTAAG AGTGAACTTCATGGGTTAGCAGCTTTGCAGTGGTCCATTTGTCAAGATTCACTTA